The sequence below is a genomic window from Plasmodium cynomolgi strain B DNA, chromosome 4, whole genome shotgun sequence.
NNNNNNNNNNNNNNNNNNNNNNNNNNNNNNNNNNNNNNNNNNNNNNNNNNNNNNNNNNNNNNNNNNNNNNNNNNNNNNNNNNNNNNNNNNNNNNNNNNNNNNNNNNNNNNNNNNNNNNNNNNNNNNNNNNNNNNNNNNNNNNNNNNNNNNNNNNNNNNNNNNNNNNNNNNNNNNNNNNNNNNNNNNNNNNNNNNNNNNNNNNNNNNNNNNNNNNNNNNNNNNNNNNNNNNNNNNNNNNNNNNNNNNNNNNNNNNNNNNNNNNNNNNNNNNNNNNNNNNNNNNNNNNNNNNNNNNNNNNNNNNNNNNNNNNNNNNNNNNNNNNNNNNNNNNNNNNNNNNNNNNNNNNNNNNNNNNNNNNNNNNNNNNNNNNNNNNNNNNNNNNNNNNNNNNNNNNNNNNNNNNNNNNNNNNNNNNNNNNNNNNNNNNNNNNNNNNNNNNNNNNNNNNNNNNNNNNNNNNNNNNNNNNNNNNNNNNNNNNNNNNNNNNNNNNNNNNNNNNNNNNNNNNNNNNNNNNNNNNNNNNNNNNNNNNNNNNNNNNNNNNNNNNNNNaaaaaaaaaaaagataaaaaaaagtacatctaaatatgtgtgcataattATGAACTCACCTATACGCACAGTTATGTTTCCCTCCGTGGACACACGCAAGTTCGATCTGCACACAGGATTAATCTAAGCCCTGCCGAGGAAGTACACTCCCCTCCATTTCGCGTAAGCACTTGTCCGTATgtctctctctctctatgTGTGTGCTTATTTGTGAACCCTGCCAATGCATGGTAAAAGGAGAATGCCCGCACACTTTTGCATTTattggagagaaaaattaagaagcTCCTTCCGAGTTTCATCGCAGAAAGGTCTACATTACTTACAAGACAAACGTGCATGCGCGCAGTGAAACgacttcgcctttttttcttctcccccaaATTACCGCCATCAATTGCGTAACATGATTGACTCGTGCCCAAGTAGCGCTTTAAACGAGTTCCGCTTAAGTGAAGAGCAGATCATCGAAAATTTCACGCGCAACCGAAATGGTTCGAAGCAGGACGCGCCACAGTTGTTGTGTGCCCCCAAGAGGGACGATGATCCCCTGAATGAATACCCTTACCCGCGCCCACCTGACGAGGTGGAAAAACGCAGAATGCCAGTCCTTGCACCTGGCAGAGGTCTTCCCCCTGCGGATCGCGTCACACTTAACTGCAACAATTTCGGTAATGGGCCACAAACCAGTACATTCGCTTCCCCACACACATGCGCTGCATACATGCCTTCCTCGTTACGTCAGCCGAAtcagaaaaggcaaaaaaaaaaaaaaaaaattaaaaataaaataaaataaattttcaaaataaccCCCTCGTTTTCTTCATCAGATGACCCCCGCGGGACGGACTACCCCGTTGAAAGCCTGCTACGCAAAATAAGGAActtggaaaatgaaaaaaaatacctactGAAGTCTttggagaataaaaaaaacgtggaatTGGAGTATAGGAAGGCGCTCGAGACACAGGTAAAAAGACACAGCAAGCGGTTGGTCCCAGGCGGGTTGATTACTCCGCCAAACGGTGGCACCATTTGGGAAGACCCTCCCTATGTGCAGCCAAGCAAGTGAATCACCCCAATGGGGTATATCACAAATGAATTGTACGAGCCGCGAACACACTGAATGTGCCGCCTCCCTTCCCCCTTTACACACAAAACCCTGCAGGCCGCATTCGTCAGCGCAGAGAATAAAAAGTCCCAGTTCTACGAAAACGAATGGCTGCACATGAAGTCGCAAGAGCACTCGTTCATGTAAGGGAGTTGAATGGAGGAGAGAAATTAACAGACTGAGAGACTTCCTCTATGCCCCCAGTTCTTGCTCTTCCGCTTTGCAATTTGCGattgaaaattatttgttcaCCATGGTCGTATGCGATACGTGATGGGTGGCAAGTTGCTCCTCTGCACAAATCTATATCTCCCCATGGACTCctcctttcccatttcgaAGGACTTCCGGGAGAGCCCCCCTGAGGCAGACGCTGGAGTTGTTTTACGAAGATGATGACCTGTACAAGGTgagagcaaaaaggaaaaactgaaaatGGATCAAGGGAGAGAGATGCAAAAACGAACAGTGAATAATACCCCCATTCTCTCCACTTCCACCACATGCAGAAATTGGGAAGCCTCACCAGCACCCAGGAAATCTTCATCGCTAACTTGATCGAGGACCATAAGGACTTGGCGCGGGAAAGGAATTCCATTTCGAGGAAGTACCAGGAGGCCGTGGTAAGCTTGCCTGTGCAGAGGGGAGGTTCCCTAGATAAGCACACCGAACCCATGTCACGTCTGTTCCCCTTTGGTGGACGTGCAACAGCTGAGTGACGACCTACCCCCTTCCTGCAGGACGCCAACTTCCAACTCTATCAACAGAACGAAATGCTCAAAGCGCAAAATATAAACCTCGTGGAAAGGAACAAAGACGCGATAGATCACCAAATGGTAAGTGTTCAAAGGGGATGATGGagcacaaaaatttgaaaatgtcTCCTCTTTTGTGTTAAAAGGCATATACACACCTGACGCAAATTgattccttccctttttttaccccttccACTATCCtaacaggaaaaaaacttAGTCGCGCTGAATACCTCGCTCATTCATGTCCAGAAGGAGAACATCCAACTCAAGGGTGAGTTCCCATTTGGCTAAGTCACCAATTGGTCTTTCTATAACAATGCTGATTCACTCCATCTAGTTGGTTAACTGACCTAACCATGTGCAGATCCACACCGATGCAATGCATAAAACGTTTCGCTACCATTACCCTCCTCGCAGAAACAGTAGACCAATACACACAGCTCATCGAGAACATAGAAAAATGCTCCGAAGTAAATACAGAGAAGTCCCTAGTAGGGCTAATCACTTAGTGCACCTTCTTCGCTTAAGTGCGCCCGACACTCCCTTTAGTTTCTCCTTCCTGCCTCATCAGGTGAATTCCATCAAGGAGGAGTTGAacaagtttaaaaaatatttgcaaataTGAAATGGAATGGGTGTGCGCAGAGGAGGTTCCAAGAAGGTGTGTGTTTGTGTCGGTGTCGCCTcgatggcaaaaaaaaaaaaaaaactctcgCAATGTAGCAAAGTAGAAAAGTAGCGATgtagcaaaatggcaaaatagcaaaatagcaaCCTAGCGCAGTAGCGTAGTAGCCCAGTTAACTGTTTATCCGTTTACCTGTGCAAAAGAAAGCTACCCATTTTTGGAGACCCACAACACTTGGAGGATCTAACCACGGATgatccttctccttcttttgaCTTCATCCCTTTCACCAATTTGGCTAGCTTGTTAATTATTACCCTCTTGTTTTTGTGTGTCCGTAGTCGTAGTCGTAGTCACTCTTCTATACTGCGTTGCCACTTTTCATATCGACGtgtctttttcattttttaataaattcgTTTAGCCGAACCGGGGCACGCCCATGTAAGCTGCTGCCCCACAGGACTGAACACACGTGATGCAGTTGCATCTCCCAAACCGATGTGCTTTTcaattaatatttaatagGTTCCCGCCAACTGTGGATCCACCACCCCTTACGTTGGGATTTACACTTCGTACCCATTCGACGATGTAAAGATGCGGTAGCCGTAGCCCCGTTTAATCGCTTCTCCCCTGTCGATTTGTTCACCCCCATTTGGTCAGCATCCCAGTCATGGCTACACACAACCAAGCGCCGCTTTGTCCAGCCCCCCAAAAGGGGCAACGTCGTGCCGCGTTAACGTGCCTCCTTAATGTGCAATAAACGTATAAGCACATGAGGGAACACCTACGCTGTCCACGTTGATGAGAGTACCTCCTCTCCTTTTAAATGAAACGTTGAATGGCTACCCCGCATTTGAAATGGGGTTCCCCGGCGGAGCAAATGTACGCAACGTCTTGTCCCTCTTAAAGAGGCACGCAGCATTTGTGCACCTATTGAGGAGAGAGTCGCCGATGACCTTCCCTCATACGGtttggtttaaaaaaaaaaaaaaggttcatcAGTTGGGGGGTGGAGACTTCAGCGCACAgacatgtatgtgtgtgtatacacTTTAGACTGCTTTCCGCGCGGaaggcaggaaaaaaaaaaaaatggttaataAGGAAGACCATTTGGTGAGGGGCAGGGAAACGCAAAGGGGCGCATCAAACAAAGCAGGCGTGACAAACGGGGGGAAgcgcacaaaaagggggcccTCGTCCGTAGGATCCACCCACTTCGCCACCGCCGCTTCTCCAACGCCACTTCTCCAACGCCGCTTCGCCACCTCCGCTTCGCCACCTCCACTTCGCCACCTCCGCTTCGCCACCTCCACTTCGCCACCTCCACTTCGCCACCTCCACTTCGCCActtccacttctcccctACACCATGTCGGCGAAGCAGTAATGAATGAGCGCCTCCCGCGCGTTCTGTATACGCGTGAAGGGGTTGGGGTCCAACAGCTTCAGGCACAAGTCGAGCACATCGGGGTGGTCGTGCCAAATGAACGGGTCGAAGTTGAGCTTAGTATGAATTAaaatcttcttcttcagaGGAACAGGCATATCATTACTTATCTGAAATGGGAAACGACCATCCATGAGAGCATACAAAATGACACCACAAGCCCATACGTCGTTAGCTGTGGATATGATCCCATCTAAAGATTCAGGAGACATGTAGGGGGCCGTTCCACATATGACTTCGGATCTTCTGTTAGGACTAAACTTACTTGACATGACTCTCTCCATCATGTCCATGTCGATTAAGCAGAGATCGCTGTAGGAGttgtttctctccttttttctcctcttctttgtaatataattttttgtaagctCCCTAAACGTTGAGCATCTAGTTCCTTCGTTCTTTTGAAACCTCAAtagggaaatatttttctgtccttttcttcctgACTTGTATCTCTTCATAAGGAGAGGGACTTGCATGTAGTTCCCTTCGTGGCTCATTCGATCGAAAGTGTTGTGTTGCCCCATTTTCACTGTACAGTAGTCTTCCCTATCACAGCAATGGGAATGAAAAGAGTTCACCGTTATAGAGGGCTGTTTGGAGCTGTCCAACGAACCTTCGTATGAGCTGGAAAGCTTCGAGTAAGCGGACAACACTGTCGATGCGCGTCTGGCCACTCGCTCCAACGAGGTGCGCCCGGGGACCCCATTGGAGAAGCCCCCATTGGAGAGGCCCCCATTGGAGAAGCCCCCATTGGAGAGGCCCCCGTTGGAGAAGCCCCCATTGGAGAGTGCCCCATTGGAGAAGCCCCCATTGGAGAGAATCCCACTTGAGCAGACCCCACTGGAGAAGACCCCACTTGAGCAGACCCCACTTGAGAAGCCCCCACTGGAGGAGGTCCCCCGGGAGGAGAATATCCCATGGGAGGATGCGCCGTTCGAGTAGGCCCCACTGGAGAGGAGGTGACTGGAGAGGAGGTGACTGGAGAGGAGATCACTGGGGAGGGACTCCCCGGAGGTGGCTCCACCTGGGATTGCCTCACAGGGGAGTCTTCTCTCCAAGGCGCCCTCGGAATTGGCTCCCCCTGGGAGCACGCCAACCCGAGCAAGGCGATTAACCCGGACACCCCCGCGGACATGATCTGGGCGATCAGGGCGATCTGGGCGATCTGGGCGATACACACCATCTGGGCGATCTGCACGATATACACCACCTACACCATCTGCACTTCCAACGCCCGTGCCGCTCCTCTGCACACCTCGCAGTGCGCACGAGCCAAACTCCTCACACTCGTAGTCCCTCTTCCGCTTCCTCTTAAACATAATATTCTCCAGCTTTATGTCCCTATGGATGATGTTGTTCGAGTGCAGGAAGTCCAACCCTAGCAGAAGATTCTTCATGATATATTTAATCTCGTGAATCTCCAGCGAGCCAGGAACGAGGGACATGAAATAGTCCAGTAAAGTACACCCTTCACAATACTCCATTACGATGAAGTAGTAATTGTCTTTATCAAAAACGTCATATATAGGAATTACATTCCTGTGtcgattttgttttaaaaataaatacttcTGCATGAACTTATTCATGTGATGATCATCCCTCTCTTCTCTCACAATCACCTTCATTGCATAGGTCTTCTTGTTAAGTACGTTCATGCATTTATACACTTGGGATTTTTCTCCACAGTATATCAGCCCCACGATACAGTAGATCTTATTGTAGTACGTACACTTGGGATGCATGCACATGGAGGAACTCAATTCACATGGGGTCATCGTCCAATTGGGAACACCCTCCTCGTGGGGCTTGGCTCTTCCGTCTTTATTGCTTCCTTCCTTCATTCGGAttggcttccccttttcgcaGTCATCCTCCTCGACCTCTTCACTCTGGTACACACTTATCACGTACTCGATTGCTCTCCCTTGAACGCAATTTTTATCCTCTGAACTGTCATGGGATGATAAGCAACTTTTTTGACGCCTTTCCAGACTTGTCTCCTCCCCGTTTTTGGAgcccagttttttttt
It includes:
- a CDS encoding hypothetical protein (putative), with translation MIDSCPSSALNEFRLSEEQIIENFTRNRNGSKQDAPQLLCAPKRDDDPLNEYPYPRPPDEVEKRRMPVLAPGRGLPPADRVTLNCNNFDDPRGTDYPVESLLRKIRNLENEKKYLLKSLENKKNVELEYRKALETQAAFVSAENKKSQFYENEWLHMKSQEHSFMTSGRAPLRQTLELFYEDDDLYKKLGSLTSTQEIFIANLIEDHKDLARERNSISRKYQEAVDANFQLYQQNEMLKAQNINLVERNKDAIDHQMEKNLVALNTSLIHVQKENIQLKETVDQYTQLIENIEKCSEVNTEKSLVNSIKEELNKFKKYLQI
- a CDS encoding calcium-dependent protein kinase 4 (putative) is translated as MANRKCRERRSGLRHNATRDSVEGREKNEAGKEDQGPFFSLFEDEEDEGINQTRGNKKKKLGSKNGEETSLERRQKSCLSSHDSSEDKNCVQGRAIEYVISVYQSEEVEEDDCEKGKPIRMKEGSNKDGRAKPHEEGVPNWTMTPCELSSSMCMHPKCTYYNKIYCIVGLIYCGEKSQVYKCMNVLNKKTYAMKVIVREERDDHHMNKFMQKYLFLKQNRHRNVIPIYDVFDKDNYYFIVMEYCEGCTLLDYFMSLVPGSLEIHEIKYIMKNLLLGLDFLHSNNIIHRDIKLENIMFKRKRKRDYECEEFGSCALRGVQRSGTGVGSADGRYKSGRKGQKNISLLRFQKNEGTRCSTFRELTKNYITKKRRKKERNNSYSDLCLIDMDMMERVMSSKFSPNRRSEVICGTAPYMSPESLDGIISTANDVWACGVILYALMDGRFPFQISNDMPVPLKKKILIHTKLNFDPFIWHDHPDVLDLCLKLLDPNPFTRIQNAREALIHYCFADMV